GCAGTGATGAGTTCTTTTGAGATGAAAACGGATCAACTATGATACGGATATTGAAATTTGACGATGCTGATTTTGCCGACCAGTTCCGGCGTATTGAACAACGCGCCGAAGCGGTTCCCGCCGGGGTGCTGGAGACGGTCAAAACGATAATCGACGAGGTGCGGCAGCGCGGCGACGCGGCGCTGTGTGAACTGACCGCCCGTTTCGACCGCCTGGAGCTGACCGCAGCGACCCTTGAAGTCAGCGCGGCGGAGATCGCTGCGGCCTGTGCCGCGGTCGATGAAAGATCGCTGCAGGCGCTGCAGCTGGCAGCCGACCGGATCGCCCGCTATCACGCCAAGCAGAAGCAGGAGACCTGGCTGTCAACGGATGAAAGCGATATCCTCCTCGGGCAGATGGTGCGTCCGCTGGACCGGGTCGGGATTTATGTTCCGGGCGGTAAGGCCGCTTATCCTTCATCCGTCCTGATGAACGCGGTGCCGGCCAAGGTGGCCGGGGTTGGCGAGGTGATCATGGTGGTGCCGATGCCGGGCGGCGAGGTCAATCCCCATGTTCTGGCCGCCGCCAAAATTGCCGGGGTCGACCGGATCTTCAAAGTCGGCGGTGCTCAGGCCGTGGCGGCCCTGGCTTACGGCACCGAGACCATTCCGCGGGTCGACAAGATCACCGGGCCGGGCAACATCTACGTGGCAACCGCTAAACAGCTGGTTTTTGGCCGGGTCGATATCGACATGATCGCCGGGCCGAGTGAAATCCTCATCATCAACGACGGCAGCGGCAATGCGGCGCATATTGCGGCCGACCTGCTCTCCCAGGCGGAACACGACGAACTGGCTTCGGCAGTGCTGGTGACCAGTAGTGAAAAGATGGCCCGGGCCGTCCAGGAAGAAGTTGAAAGACAGCTGGCTCAGCTGAGCCGGAAAGCAATTGCGCGCAAATCCATCGATGATTTCAGCGCCGTGATTGTTGCCAAAACCCTTGCGGAAGCCATCGAGTTCTCCAACCGCATCGCTCCGGAACACCTCGAGCTGGCGGTGGACAACCCCTTTGCGATTCTGTCCGGGATCAAACACGCCGGGGCCATTTTCATGGGCCATCATACCCCGGAAGCCGCCGGCGATTACCTGGCCGGACCGAACCATACCCTGCCGACCGGTGGGACGGCGCGGTTCTTCTCCCCCTTGTCGCTGGATGATTTCGTCAAGAAATCCAGTTTGCTCTCCTTTTCGGAAGCGGGCCTGCAGCGGCTGGGAGAGGATATTGTGCATATTGCCGAACTGGAAGGGCTGGAAGCCCACGCCAAGTCGGTTGCCATCCGCCTGAAAAAATAACCCCGGGCGCTCCTCGCGCTCGGCTGGAACCAACACCAATGCCCCAAGGGGAGATGACCATGGCACGTATCGCTGCAATCGCGCGTGAAACCAAGGAAACCGACATCCGCATCGAACTGAACCTGGACGGTTCAGGCCAACAGCAGATCGAAAGTCCGGTGCCGTTCTTCAATCATATGCTTTCGGCAGTGGCCCGCCACGGCTTCTTTGACCTGCAGGTGCAGGCCACGGGTGATATCGAGATCGATGCGCACCATACCGTGGAAGATCTGGGTATCGTCCTTGGCGAAGCCTTCAAAAAGGCCCTTGGCGACAAGGCCGGGGTGCGCCGTTTCGGTCGTTCCGTGATGCCCATGCATGAAGCCCTGGCCTCGGTGGTCATCGATTTCTCCGGCCGGCCGTTCCTGGTCTTCAATGTGGAGTTGCCCAAAGCCAAGGTCGGGGAGTTTGATGTCGAGCTGGTGGAGGAATTCTTCGTCGCTTTCTGCAACCACGCCGGGGCGAATATTCACGTCAACCTGGCTTACGGCGATAATCTGCACCACATCATTGAAGGGATCTTCAAAGCCTTTGGTCGTGCTCTTGATGAGGCGACCAGTATCGACCCCCGCATTGACGGGGTTCTCTCGACCAAAGGAAAACTGGAATAATGATCAATATTATCGATTATGAAATGGGGAACCTGCGCAGTGTGGCCAAGGCTTTTGAAAGCCTCGGCTACTCGGTGCGGGTCAGCGCGGACCCGAAGGATATCGCAACTGCCGATAAGGTTGTTCTGCCCGGAGTGGGGGCGTTTCGTGACTGCATTGCCAACCTGCGTAACGGCGGATTTGTGGACCCGCTGCTGAAGCATATCGAGGCGGCAAAACCGATGCTCGGCATCTGTGTCGGCATGCAGATGCTGTTCGAACAGAGTGAAGAGTTCGGCCTCCACCAGGGGCTGGGACTTTTTCCCGGCAAAGTGGTCCGTTTCCCGGCCGGGATGGTGGAAGGGGGGCAGCGTCTGAAAGTCCCGCACATGGGCTGGAACAATTTGCAGCTCGGCACCGGTTCACCACTGTTCCAGGGGATTGAGGACGGCAGCTTCGTCTATTTTGTCCATTCCTATTACTGCGCCGCGGAGAATGCCGCCGATGTGGCGGCCAGCTGTCGCTACGGGGATGTCGAGTTCTGCGCTTCGGTGTGGCGCAACAATATCATGGCCACCCAGTTCCACCCGGAAAAGAGCCAGGCCGTCGGCCTGCGGATTTTCCGTAATTTTGGAGAGTTATAAGTGATTATTCTGCCCGCAATCGATTTGAAGGAAGGCTGCTGCGTCCGCCTGGAACAGGGGCTGATGGAGAAAGATACCGTTTATCATGATGACCCGGCCGCCCAGGCGCTGATCTGGCAGGAGCAGGGCGGTGAATTTCTACATATCGTCGATCTGGACGGCGCTTTCGCCGGGGTGCCGAAAAACCGCGAGGCGATCAAGGCGATTGTCGCAGCCATCGATATCCCCTGCGAACTGGGCGGCGGCGTGCGTGACCTGGACACCATTGAGGCGTATCTGGCCCTGGGGGTCGATCGGGTCATTCTCGGCACCGTGGCCAAAGAGAACCCGGCCCTGGTCGAGGAAGCCTGCCGTAAATTTCCCGGTCGGATCGTGGTCGGCATCGATGCCAAGGATGGGCTGGTCGCGGTGCGTGGCTGGGCCGATGTGACCGAAAAACAGGCTACCGAGTTGGCCCGGGAGATGGAGGGGTTCGGCGTCGAAGCGATCATCTATACCGATATTGCTCGCGACGGCATGATGCAGGGGCCGAACATCAAAGCGACCAAGGCTCTGGCTGAAGCCATCAGTATTCCGGTGATCGCCTCGGGCGGAGTCTCTTCTCTCAACGACATCCGTAATCTCATGGAGATCGAAGCGTCTGGGGTGACCGGAGTCATTACCGGCAAAGCGATCTATTCCGGGGCCATCGACCTGCGTAAGGCGGTCGCCCTGACCAAAGGGGGGCTGTGATGCTCACCAAACGAATCATTCCCTGCTTGGACGTCAAGGACGGCCGGGTGGTTAAAGGGGTTAACTTTGTCGGTCTGCGCGATGCCGGCGACCCTGTCGAAGCGGCCGAGGCCTATTGCGAACAGGGTGCCGACGAGCTGACCTTTCTTGATATCACCGCCAGCAGCGACAACCGCGGCATCATTCTCGACGTGGTTGCCAAAACCGCCGAGCGGGTTTTCATGCCCCTGACCGTCGGCGGCGGGGTTCGGGAAATCAGCGATATCCGCAACCTGCTCAATGCCGGGGCCGATAAGGTCTCCATCAATACCGCGGCTGTCCACCATCCTGAATTTGTTCGCGAAGCGGCCGAACGTTTTGGCAGC
This genomic window from Pelobacter seleniigenes DSM 18267 contains:
- the hisD gene encoding histidinol dehydrogenase translates to MRILKFDDADFADQFRRIEQRAEAVPAGVLETVKTIIDEVRQRGDAALCELTARFDRLELTAATLEVSAAEIAAACAAVDERSLQALQLAADRIARYHAKQKQETWLSTDESDILLGQMVRPLDRVGIYVPGGKAAYPSSVLMNAVPAKVAGVGEVIMVVPMPGGEVNPHVLAAAKIAGVDRIFKVGGAQAVAALAYGTETIPRVDKITGPGNIYVATAKQLVFGRVDIDMIAGPSEILIINDGSGNAAHIAADLLSQAEHDELASAVLVTSSEKMARAVQEEVERQLAQLSRKAIARKSIDDFSAVIVAKTLAEAIEFSNRIAPEHLELAVDNPFAILSGIKHAGAIFMGHHTPEAAGDYLAGPNHTLPTGGTARFFSPLSLDDFVKKSSLLSFSEAGLQRLGEDIVHIAELEGLEAHAKSVAIRLKK
- the hisB gene encoding imidazoleglycerol-phosphate dehydratase HisB encodes the protein MARIAAIARETKETDIRIELNLDGSGQQQIESPVPFFNHMLSAVARHGFFDLQVQATGDIEIDAHHTVEDLGIVLGEAFKKALGDKAGVRRFGRSVMPMHEALASVVIDFSGRPFLVFNVELPKAKVGEFDVELVEEFFVAFCNHAGANIHVNLAYGDNLHHIIEGIFKAFGRALDEATSIDPRIDGVLSTKGKLE
- the hisH gene encoding imidazole glycerol phosphate synthase subunit HisH, whose product is MINIIDYEMGNLRSVAKAFESLGYSVRVSADPKDIATADKVVLPGVGAFRDCIANLRNGGFVDPLLKHIEAAKPMLGICVGMQMLFEQSEEFGLHQGLGLFPGKVVRFPAGMVEGGQRLKVPHMGWNNLQLGTGSPLFQGIEDGSFVYFVHSYYCAAENAADVAASCRYGDVEFCASVWRNNIMATQFHPEKSQAVGLRIFRNFGEL
- the hisA gene encoding 1-(5-phosphoribosyl)-5-[(5-phosphoribosylamino)methylideneamino]imidazole-4-carboxamide isomerase, with the protein product MIILPAIDLKEGCCVRLEQGLMEKDTVYHDDPAAQALIWQEQGGEFLHIVDLDGAFAGVPKNREAIKAIVAAIDIPCELGGGVRDLDTIEAYLALGVDRVILGTVAKENPALVEEACRKFPGRIVVGIDAKDGLVAVRGWADVTEKQATELAREMEGFGVEAIIYTDIARDGMMQGPNIKATKALAEAISIPVIASGGVSSLNDIRNLMEIEASGVTGVITGKAIYSGAIDLRKAVALTKGGL